A section of the Pseudomonas tritici genome encodes:
- the nirD gene encoding nitrite reductase small subunit NirD, producing the protein MSQSIWKTVCNEQDLVTNSGVVVWLDGAQVALFYLPGAQDQTLYAIDNHDPESGANVIGRGLIGSIKGDLVVAAPIYKQHYRLQDGQCLEEPNQRLRVWPVRLNGGVVEVGVG; encoded by the coding sequence ATGAGCCAGTCCATCTGGAAAACTGTGTGCAACGAACAAGACCTGGTGACCAACTCCGGCGTGGTGGTGTGGCTGGACGGCGCGCAAGTGGCGTTGTTCTACCTGCCGGGTGCGCAAGACCAGACGCTGTATGCCATTGACAACCACGACCCGGAATCGGGCGCGAATGTGATCGGTCGTGGTTTGATCGGCAGTATCAAGGGCGACTTGGTGGTGGCCGCGCCGATCTACAAGCAGCATTACCGCCTGCAGGATGGGCAATGCCTGGAAGAGCCAAACCAGCGCCTGCGCGTGTGGCCGGTGCGGCTCAACGGTGGGGTGGTGGAGGTGGGGGTAGGTTGA
- a CDS encoding TetR/AcrR family transcriptional regulator: MSENAREAILEAAKIAAQHFGYSGINFRSIGETVGIKNASIYYHFPSKADLGAAVAKRYWQDTASALEAIRAENPDPLQCMRIYPSIFRKSLEDGNRLCLSSFMAAEYQDLPEDVKKEVLAFADTNVAWLAAVLTDIGNGSAADNERRARAIYTAIAGAQLIARTRIDIGLYDELVQSYQDAGLIPA, encoded by the coding sequence GTGAGCGAAAACGCCCGAGAAGCCATCCTGGAAGCTGCCAAAATCGCCGCCCAGCATTTCGGCTACAGCGGCATCAATTTCCGCAGCATCGGCGAAACGGTGGGGATCAAGAACGCAAGTATCTATTACCACTTCCCCAGTAAGGCCGACCTCGGCGCAGCCGTTGCCAAGCGTTACTGGCAAGACACTGCCAGCGCCCTTGAGGCCATTCGAGCGGAAAACCCCGATCCGCTGCAATGCATGCGGATCTACCCGAGCATCTTTCGAAAATCGCTCGAAGACGGCAACCGGTTGTGCTTGTCCAGCTTCATGGCGGCCGAGTACCAGGACTTGCCCGAAGACGTGAAGAAAGAGGTGCTCGCGTTTGCCGATACCAACGTGGCGTGGCTCGCAGCAGTTCTCACGGACATCGGCAACGGCAGTGCCGCTGACAACGAGCGGCGCGCCCGCGCCATCTACACCGCCATCGCGGGCGCGCAGTTGATTGCTCGTACGCGCATCGATATCGGCCTGTACGACGAACTCGTCCAGAGCTATCAGGACGCAGGGCTTATTCCGGCATGA
- a CDS encoding FAD-dependent oxidoreductase has protein sequence MKAQFAVDVLICGAGAAGLTLAIDLARRGITFRLIEKSSQAFHGSRGKGIQPRSLEVFEDLGILNRLVAVGGVYPTDRRYRDDGSYSEADLVAHKAPTPAEPYQQPLMVPQFLTERVMRERLLELGHQPEFGCELVGFEQDAEGVTAQLVSKSGGDSVRARWLVGADGGRSFVRHALEIGFPGKTLGVRALVADVVLTGLTRDAWHRFGDGDQQRQIAICPLAGTDLFQIQGPIPVDVDIDFSAEGLTAIIAERTGRDDIHVHSVSWASAYTMNARLADRYRTGRVLLVGDAAHIHPPTGGQGLNTSVQDAYNLGWKLAAVVQGAAEGLLDTYEEERRPIAASVLGLSTQLLAEMKKGDLRRGREVHQLDIGYPQSSLALEHPERCGVSAGDRAPDAPIRGAAGQPLRLFDLFRGVQWTLLGYGVRRGLVQARPGVHVHVFGSEGDVIDDQGHFQRAYDLAIGDWLLVRPDGYIGAIVASEHLEKLVAYLSQVSPQPIMPE, from the coding sequence ATGAAAGCGCAATTCGCTGTCGATGTACTGATTTGCGGTGCCGGTGCCGCCGGCCTGACCCTGGCGATTGACCTGGCAAGAAGGGGCATCACCTTCCGCCTGATCGAAAAAAGCAGCCAAGCGTTCCATGGCTCGCGCGGTAAGGGTATCCAGCCAAGGTCCCTGGAAGTCTTCGAAGACCTGGGGATTCTCAATCGCCTGGTGGCCGTGGGGGGAGTCTATCCGACTGACCGGCGCTACCGCGACGATGGCAGCTACAGCGAAGCTGATTTAGTGGCGCATAAAGCCCCGACACCGGCCGAGCCCTATCAACAGCCGTTGATGGTGCCGCAGTTTTTGACCGAGCGTGTGATGCGCGAGCGCTTGCTGGAGTTGGGCCACCAGCCTGAGTTTGGGTGTGAGTTGGTCGGGTTTGAGCAGGATGCCGAGGGCGTTACCGCACAGCTTGTGAGCAAGTCGGGCGGCGACAGCGTTCGTGCGCGTTGGCTGGTGGGGGCGGATGGCGGTCGCAGCTTTGTGCGGCATGCGCTGGAGATTGGCTTCCCCGGCAAGACCCTTGGCGTACGCGCCCTGGTAGCGGATGTGGTGCTGACCGGCCTTACGCGTGATGCATGGCACCGCTTTGGCGACGGTGATCAGCAGCGCCAGATTGCCATATGCCCATTGGCCGGCACCGACCTGTTCCAGATCCAGGGGCCGATCCCCGTCGATGTCGACATCGACTTCAGCGCCGAAGGGCTTACGGCCATCATTGCCGAACGCACCGGGCGCGACGATATCCACGTGCATTCCGTGTCCTGGGCATCGGCCTACACCATGAATGCGCGCTTGGCCGACCGATACCGCACAGGTCGGGTGTTGCTGGTGGGTGACGCCGCCCACATCCATCCGCCTACCGGTGGCCAGGGCCTCAATACCAGTGTGCAGGACGCCTACAACCTCGGCTGGAAGCTGGCGGCGGTGGTGCAGGGCGCGGCTGAAGGGTTGCTCGACACCTACGAGGAGGAGCGCCGACCGATTGCTGCATCCGTACTTGGGCTGTCGACCCAATTGCTCGCAGAGATGAAGAAGGGCGACCTGCGCCGGGGCAGGGAAGTGCACCAGTTGGATATCGGCTACCCGCAGTCCTCGCTGGCGTTGGAACACCCCGAACGCTGCGGCGTTTCAGCGGGCGACCGGGCGCCGGATGCGCCGATACGTGGCGCGGCTGGCCAGCCCTTGCGGCTGTTCGATCTTTTTCGGGGCGTGCAGTGGACGTTGCTGGGCTATGGCGTAAGACGTGGGCTGGTACAGGCGCGGCCCGGTGTGCATGTCCATGTATTCGGATCAGAGGGCGACGTGATCGACGACCAAGGGCATTTCCAGCGTGCCTACGACTTGGCGATCGGTGATTGGCTGCTGGTACGCCCTGATGGGTACATTGGTGCGATCGTTGCGTCAGAGCATCTGGAGAAACTGGTGGCCTACCTGTCGCAGGTGAGCCCCCAGCCCATCATGCCGGAATAA
- a CDS encoding methyl-accepting chemotaxis protein — translation MVATANEVARSCSGAAESAENGHRRVAEGKQQIEVTTDNVNRLGRRLTESSQAMVELEAGSRSINQILGTIRAIAEQTNLLALNAAIEAARAGDQGRGFAVVADEVRALAKRTSDSTGEIEQLLGTLENKTQEVTQKMGSCLDLSRASVSSIESARDSFEGIQLSVNEIRDQNLQISAAAEEQHSVAEEINRHIQQIYDEARLVESLANSAQDDSGRLSNLSDELNGLVGRFKS, via the coding sequence ATGGTCGCCACCGCCAACGAAGTCGCGCGCTCATGCAGCGGCGCAGCGGAGTCCGCCGAAAACGGGCACCGTCGCGTGGCAGAGGGCAAGCAGCAGATCGAGGTCACGACCGATAACGTCAACCGCTTGGGCCGCCGTCTCACCGAGTCGTCCCAAGCCATGGTTGAACTGGAGGCCGGCAGCCGCAGCATCAACCAGATCCTCGGCACCATTCGCGCGATTGCCGAACAAACCAACCTCTTGGCGCTCAACGCTGCCATCGAAGCCGCCCGCGCCGGTGATCAAGGCCGAGGTTTTGCCGTGGTGGCCGATGAAGTGCGCGCACTGGCCAAGCGCACGTCAGACTCCACCGGCGAAATCGAGCAACTGCTCGGCACCCTGGAAAACAAGACCCAGGAGGTCACGCAAAAGATGGGCAGTTGCCTGGACCTGTCGCGGGCCAGCGTGTCGTCCATCGAAAGCGCACGGGACAGCTTCGAAGGCATTCAACTGTCAGTGAACGAAATCCGCGACCAGAACCTGCAGATCTCCGCCGCCGCCGAGGAACAACACAGCGTGGCCGAAGAGATCAACCGGCATATCCAGCAGATCTACGACGAGGCCCGACTGGTAGAAAGCCTGGCCAACTCGGCGCAGGACGATTCGGGGCGGTTGTCCAACCTTTCGGATGAGTTGAATGGGTTGGTGGGACGGTTCAAGTCGTAG
- a CDS encoding bifunctional nitrate reductase/sulfite reductase flavoprotein subunit alpha, with the protein MANQNVRSVCPYCGVGCGIVMQVEHNKVVKVIGDKAHPTNFGRLCTKGTTCGQAIADSGRMENAYVRQARDHDPVRIAMDKAISETAARLRHTLDTHGPDALAFYVSGQMSLESQYLINKLAKGFVRTPNIESNSRLCMASAGSGYKLSLGSDGPPGSYEDFDRAELFFVIGANMADCHPILFLRMMDRVKAGAKLIVVDPRRSATADKAHLFLPIAPGTDLALLNGLLHLLVKNGHTDPAFIAAFTEGWEAMPAFLEDYSPDRVAAITGLAEADIRQAADWIGQAAEWMSCWTMGLNQSTHGTWNTNALCNLHLATGAICRPGSGPFSLTGQPNAMGGREMGYMGPGLPGQRSVLVEADRAFIEDLWQIPHDSLPRQAGGGTVAMFEQMAAGQIKACWIICTNPVASVPNRQTVIKGLQTAELVITQDAFLDTETNRYADILLPGALWAEAEGVMINSERNLTLMQKAVAPPGEALPDWQIIARVACEMGFAEAFTYASAADVFEEIKRAWNPKTGYDIRGASYPRLRDKPLQWPCASDDAADRNPIRYVKGGTLTFATENGKAQFLARPHMPPAEMPDDAFPFVLNTGRVQHQWHTLTKTGKVATLNKLNPGPFVELHPEDAARLGIKDKDRVEIRSQRGRAVLPAVVTDRVRPGNCFAPFHWNDVFGENLAINAVTHDAVDPISLQPAFKFCAVALARVELIDHQFLDLHAPEPEDSTLSRLNAFADIVGIRHLLPPPLSDSERTYLAGFLSGLQSAARQAGGVPTMPANAPLARESRLWLDGLLGGLFSRADAIAAPSPAVTLLWASQTGNAEALAERFAKRLRDAGITVELSAMADFPASKLASTHTLALISSTFGDGDPPDNGEGFWHSLSTAEMRLESLRFAVLALGDPNYDQFCNHGKRLDQRLLELGATRLLERVDCDTEFEERADAWLVRFQHTLNPAKPVAPATPAGKTKLYGSRLLLNRHLNPHSAHKETRQLALDLADSGLTYEAGDALGVRPRNCPELVSELLDLTRLSASTCVNIDTFGDVPLQQALTQHFEIARPSSDTLAFIAERSANPGLKHLLNPEHKAELNDWLWGRQLADVLQAYPIDCSADELLGTLKRLQPRLYSIASSAKAYPQEVHLTVAAVRYGKRKGVSSTFLADRAGDAEVPLFVQPSKHFRTPSDGDVPMIMIGPGTGVAPFRAFLQERRALGHQGRNWLFFGEQHAASDFYYQDELQGMQRDGLLTHLSLAFSRDQPQKVYVQDRIREQGAELWRWLQDGAKLYICGEASHMAKDVDQALRQVAQTHGGLGVEAAVDYWRQLSEQKRYLRDVY; encoded by the coding sequence ATGGCAAACCAAAACGTGCGCAGCGTGTGCCCTTATTGTGGCGTGGGCTGCGGCATCGTCATGCAGGTCGAGCACAACAAAGTGGTCAAGGTGATCGGCGACAAGGCCCACCCCACCAACTTCGGCCGCCTGTGCACCAAGGGCACCACCTGCGGCCAAGCCATCGCCGACTCCGGCCGCATGGAAAATGCCTACGTGCGCCAGGCACGCGATCACGACCCGGTGCGCATTGCCATGGATAAGGCCATCAGCGAAACCGCTGCCCGCTTGCGCCACACCCTCGATACCCACGGGCCGGATGCGCTGGCCTTCTACGTGTCGGGCCAGATGTCGCTGGAATCCCAATACCTGATCAACAAATTGGCCAAGGGCTTCGTGCGTACCCCCAACATCGAATCCAACTCGCGCCTGTGCATGGCCAGCGCGGGCAGCGGCTACAAACTGTCGCTTGGCTCCGACGGGCCACCGGGTTCCTATGAGGACTTCGACCGTGCCGAGCTGTTCTTCGTGATCGGCGCGAACATGGCCGACTGTCACCCGATTCTGTTCCTGCGCATGATGGACCGGGTCAAGGCCGGCGCGAAGCTGATCGTGGTCGACCCCCGACGCAGTGCCACGGCGGACAAGGCCCACCTGTTCCTGCCGATAGCGCCCGGCACCGACCTCGCCTTGCTCAATGGCCTGTTGCACCTGCTGGTCAAGAACGGCCACACCGACCCTGCCTTTATCGCGGCCTTCACCGAGGGCTGGGAGGCGATGCCCGCGTTTCTGGAGGATTACTCGCCAGACCGGGTCGCAGCCATAACCGGCCTTGCCGAAGCCGATATCCGCCAAGCCGCCGACTGGATCGGCCAGGCTGCCGAGTGGATGAGTTGCTGGACCATGGGCCTCAACCAGAGCACCCACGGCACCTGGAACACCAATGCCCTGTGCAACCTGCACCTGGCCACGGGTGCCATCTGCCGCCCGGGCAGCGGACCGTTTTCCCTGACCGGGCAACCCAACGCCATGGGCGGGCGCGAAATGGGCTACATGGGCCCCGGCCTGCCAGGGCAACGTTCGGTGCTGGTCGAGGCCGACCGCGCCTTTATCGAGGACCTGTGGCAAATCCCCCACGACAGCCTGCCACGCCAGGCCGGCGGCGGCACCGTGGCGATGTTCGAGCAGATGGCGGCTGGACAGATCAAAGCCTGCTGGATTATCTGCACCAACCCGGTGGCCAGCGTGCCTAACCGGCAAACCGTCATCAAAGGCCTGCAAACCGCCGAGCTGGTGATCACCCAGGACGCTTTCCTCGACACCGAGACCAACCGCTACGCCGACATCCTTTTGCCTGGCGCGCTGTGGGCCGAGGCCGAAGGGGTGATGATCAACTCCGAGCGCAACCTGACCCTGATGCAAAAAGCCGTCGCCCCCCCCGGCGAGGCCCTGCCCGACTGGCAGATCATCGCCAGGGTCGCGTGTGAGATGGGCTTCGCCGAGGCCTTCACCTATGCGTCCGCCGCCGACGTCTTTGAAGAGATCAAACGCGCCTGGAACCCCAAGACCGGCTATGACATTCGTGGCGCGAGCTACCCGCGCCTGCGTGACAAGCCGCTGCAATGGCCCTGCGCATCAGACGATGCGGCAGACCGTAACCCGATCCGCTACGTGAAGGGCGGCACGCTCACTTTCGCCACTGAAAACGGCAAAGCCCAGTTCCTCGCCCGTCCCCATATGCCGCCAGCGGAAATGCCAGATGACGCGTTTCCCTTCGTGCTGAACACCGGCCGCGTGCAGCACCAATGGCACACGCTGACCAAGACCGGCAAGGTCGCCACGTTGAACAAACTCAACCCCGGGCCCTTCGTGGAACTACATCCCGAAGACGCCGCCCGCCTGGGTATCAAGGACAAGGACCGGGTTGAAATACGCTCACAACGTGGCCGCGCCGTACTGCCTGCCGTGGTCACCGACCGTGTGCGGCCGGGCAACTGCTTTGCGCCGTTTCATTGGAACGATGTGTTTGGCGAAAACTTGGCGATCAACGCCGTGACCCATGACGCCGTGGACCCGATTTCGCTTCAGCCGGCGTTCAAGTTCTGCGCCGTCGCCCTGGCCCGGGTCGAACTGATCGATCACCAGTTTCTGGACCTCCACGCTCCCGAACCAGAGGACAGCACCTTGTCGCGCCTTAACGCCTTCGCCGACATCGTCGGCATCCGTCATCTATTGCCGCCGCCATTGAGCGACAGTGAGCGCACCTATCTCGCCGGGTTCCTCAGTGGCCTGCAATCCGCCGCGCGCCAGGCTGGCGGTGTACCGACGATGCCGGCGAATGCGCCATTGGCAAGGGAATCCAGGCTGTGGCTGGACGGCCTGCTTGGCGGTTTGTTCAGTCGTGCAGACGCCATCGCAGCGCCCTCCCCGGCAGTCACCCTGCTGTGGGCGTCGCAAACCGGCAACGCCGAAGCCTTGGCCGAGCGTTTTGCCAAACGCCTGCGGGACGCTGGAATCACGGTGGAACTGAGCGCGATGGCGGACTTCCCCGCGAGCAAACTGGCGAGCACTCACACCCTCGCGCTGATCAGCAGCACTTTTGGCGACGGCGACCCACCGGACAACGGCGAAGGTTTCTGGCACAGCCTCAGCACCGCTGAAATGCGCCTGGAATCCCTGCGCTTTGCGGTGCTGGCCCTGGGCGACCCCAATTACGACCAGTTCTGCAACCACGGCAAGCGACTCGACCAGCGCTTGCTGGAATTGGGCGCCACCCGCCTGCTGGAGCGTGTCGACTGCGACACCGAATTCGAGGAGCGCGCCGATGCCTGGCTGGTGCGGTTCCAACACACCCTCAATCCGGCAAAGCCCGTAGCGCCGGCCACGCCAGCCGGTAAAACCAAGCTGTATGGGTCACGGCTGCTGCTCAACCGGCACCTGAACCCCCACAGTGCCCACAAGGAAACCCGCCAGTTAGCCTTGGACCTGGCTGACTCCGGGCTCACCTATGAAGCCGGTGATGCCCTCGGGGTACGGCCGCGCAACTGCCCTGAACTGGTCAGCGAACTGCTCGACCTCACCCGCCTGAGTGCGAGCACTTGCGTGAACATCGACACCTTCGGTGATGTGCCGCTGCAACAGGCGCTCACCCAGCACTTCGAAATCGCCCGGCCGAGCAGCGACACCTTGGCCTTCATCGCCGAGCGCAGCGCCAACCCAGGCCTCAAACACTTGCTCAACCCCGAGCATAAGGCCGAACTGAATGACTGGCTGTGGGGCCGGCAACTGGCGGACGTGCTGCAGGCATACCCGATCGATTGCTCCGCGGACGAACTGCTGGGCACCCTCAAGCGCCTGCAGCCACGCTTGTATTCGATTGCCTCGAGTGCCAAGGCTTACCCACAGGAAGTGCACCTCACGGTGGCCGCCGTGCGCTATGGAAAGCGTAAAGGCGTGTCCTCGACCTTCCTCGCCGACCGCGCGGGCGACGCTGAAGTGCCGTTGTTCGTGCAGCCGTCCAAACACTTTCGCACACCCAGCGATGGCGACGTGCCGATGATCATGATCGGGCCAGGCACCGGCGTCGCGCCGTTCCGCGCGTTTTTGCAGGAACGCCGCGCCTTGGGGCATCAGGGCCGTAATTGGCTGTTTTTTGGCGAACAGCACGCGGCCAGCGATTTCTACTACCAGGACGAACTGCAAGGCATGCAACGCGACGGCTTGCTCACTCACTTGAGCCTGGCGTTCTCCCGCGACCAGCCGCAGAAGGTCTACGTGCAGGACCGCATCCGCGAACAGGGCGCCGAGCTCTGGCGATGGCTGCAGGACGGCGCCAAGCTGTACATCTGCGGCGAGGCCAGCCATATGGCCAAAGACGTCGACCAGGCGCTGCGTCAGGTCGCGCAAACCCACGGAGGACTTGGCGTGGAAGCCGCCGTGGATTACTGGCGGCAGTTGAGTGAACAGAAGCGTTATCTGCGTGATGTGTATTGA
- a CDS encoding MarR family winged helix-turn-helix transcriptional regulator, which translates to MSIKNVQNAHISAQLRDLHGSLVEIMGVMNRPQRDEAMVREAGISLDRALFPLLVLVERLGPIGVVELADRVGRDYTTVSRQVAKLESLGLILRQESTLDRRVRESVITEKGKVMTDRVDEAREKIGVSIFSTWDEGDFDNLVRLMRKFAEDIKDDSVRATKDIS; encoded by the coding sequence GTGTCAATTAAAAACGTGCAAAACGCACATATATCCGCCCAACTGCGCGACCTGCATGGTTCACTCGTGGAAATCATGGGCGTGATGAACCGCCCGCAACGCGACGAAGCCATGGTGCGCGAGGCCGGGATTTCCCTGGACCGCGCACTGTTTCCGCTGCTGGTGCTGGTGGAGCGGCTGGGCCCGATTGGCGTGGTCGAACTGGCCGACCGCGTAGGCCGTGACTACACCACCGTGAGCCGGCAGGTGGCGAAACTGGAAAGCCTCGGCCTGATCCTGCGCCAAGAGAGCACGCTTGATCGACGCGTGCGCGAGTCGGTGATCACTGAGAAAGGCAAGGTCATGACCGACCGCGTGGACGAAGCGCGCGAGAAGATCGGCGTGTCGATCTTCTCCACGTGGGACGAAGGCGACTTCGACAACTTGGTGCGGCTGATGCGCAAGTTTGCCGAGGACATCAAGGATGATTCGGTGCGTGCAACGAAGGATATCTCCTGA
- the nirB gene encoding nitrite reductase large subunit NirB, with amino-acid sequence MNSLKTLIVVGNGMVGHHCVAQLIERGALDHYRLHVFSEEPMRAYDRVHLSEYFTGRDAESLALSEASLYQTPGVTLHLGVPVLEIDRARCEVITADGCVAYDKLVLATGSYPFVPPIEGAEGDSRLVYRTLEDLDGIRKAAANARRGVVVGGGLLGLEAANALKSLGLEAHVVEFAPRLMPVQLDDFGGLALKAQIERLGVGVHLSRATQSISAGAEYRYRMNFANDEFLETDLIVFSAGIRAQDALARQAGLEIGPRGGVVINDECLSIDPNIYAIGECASWNGSLFGLVAPGYQMARGVAALLCEQTAEPFVGADMSTKLKLLGVDVGSIGDAHAHTPGARSYQFIDEASASYQRLVVDASGKHVIGAVLVGDNSYYDTLLQYMQNSITLPSEPASLILPSSSGAPTLGPGALPESATVCSCHNVTKGSICSAIDGGCSDLGLLKAQTKACTGCGGCAGLLKQVFEHELIARGVSVDKSLCEHFAYTRQELYALVRVEGIITFDELLAKHGRGHTGCDVCKPAVGSILASCWNQPIMDASLVPLQDTNDTFMANMQKNGTYSVVPRIPGGEITAEKLIVIGEVAKKYDLYTKITGGQRIDLFGAQLHELPDIWGELIAAGFETGHAYGKSTRTVKSCVGSTWCRYGVQDSVKMALLIEDRYKGLRSPHKLKFAVSGCTRECAEAQSKDVGVIATEKGWNLYIAGNGGMRPRHAELFATDLDDATLIRYIDRFLMFYIRTADKLQRTSVWRESLEGGLDFLKDVILEDSLGLGAELEAQMQLVVDHYECEWANALADPEKLKRFRTFVNDKRPDPDIHFVQERGQRRPIMAAELNLIPVIEEIA; translated from the coding sequence ATGAACAGTCTCAAAACCCTGATCGTCGTCGGCAATGGCATGGTCGGTCACCATTGTGTGGCGCAACTGATCGAACGCGGCGCGCTGGATCACTACCGTTTGCATGTGTTCAGCGAGGAGCCGATGCGCGCCTATGACCGGGTGCATCTGTCCGAATATTTCACCGGCCGCGATGCCGAGTCGCTGGCACTGTCCGAAGCTTCGTTGTACCAGACCCCAGGCGTGACCTTGCACCTGGGCGTGCCAGTGCTGGAGATCGACCGCGCCCGCTGCGAGGTGATCACCGCCGACGGCTGCGTGGCCTATGACAAGCTGGTGTTGGCCACCGGTTCCTATCCATTTGTGCCGCCCATCGAAGGCGCTGAAGGCGATTCGCGGCTGGTGTATCGCACGCTTGAGGATCTGGATGGGATTCGCAAGGCCGCCGCCAATGCGCGACGCGGTGTGGTGGTGGGTGGCGGCCTGCTCGGTCTGGAAGCCGCCAACGCGCTGAAAAGCCTGGGGCTTGAAGCGCACGTAGTGGAGTTCGCGCCGCGCTTGATGCCGGTGCAACTCGACGATTTTGGCGGACTCGCGCTCAAGGCGCAGATCGAGCGGCTGGGCGTCGGTGTGCACCTGTCCCGTGCTACCCAGTCGATCAGCGCGGGCGCGGAGTATCGCTACCGCATGAACTTTGCCAACGACGAATTCCTGGAAACCGACCTGATCGTGTTCTCCGCTGGCATCCGCGCCCAGGACGCGCTGGCGCGCCAGGCCGGCCTGGAAATCGGCCCGCGCGGCGGTGTGGTGATCAACGATGAATGCCTGAGCATCGACCCGAATATCTACGCGATTGGCGAGTGCGCGTCCTGGAACGGCAGCCTGTTCGGCCTCGTCGCGCCGGGCTATCAGATGGCCCGAGGCGTTGCTGCGCTGCTCTGCGAGCAAACCGCCGAGCCGTTTGTGGGCGCCGACATGTCGACCAAACTCAAGTTGCTCGGTGTGGACGTGGGTTCCATCGGCGATGCCCATGCCCACACGCCCGGCGCACGCAGCTACCAGTTTATCGACGAAGCCAGCGCCAGTTACCAGCGCCTGGTGGTGGATGCTTCGGGCAAGCATGTGATTGGTGCTGTACTGGTGGGCGATAACAGCTACTACGACACCCTGCTGCAATACATGCAGAACAGCATCACGTTGCCGTCCGAGCCAGCCAGCCTGATCCTGCCCTCGTCCAGTGGCGCACCGACTCTCGGTCCTGGCGCATTGCCGGAATCGGCCACCGTGTGCTCCTGCCACAACGTGACCAAAGGTTCGATCTGCTCAGCCATCGACGGCGGCTGCAGCGACCTCGGCCTGCTTAAAGCCCAGACCAAGGCCTGCACCGGTTGCGGCGGCTGCGCCGGGTTGCTCAAGCAGGTGTTCGAGCATGAGCTGATCGCCCGTGGCGTCAGCGTCGACAAAAGCCTGTGCGAACACTTCGCCTACACCCGCCAGGAGCTGTACGCCTTGGTGCGTGTGGAAGGCATCATCACGTTTGACGAACTGCTCGCCAAACACGGCCGTGGCCACACCGGTTGCGATGTGTGCAAGCCGGCAGTCGGCTCGATCCTGGCGTCGTGCTGGAACCAGCCAATCATGGACGCGTCCCTGGTGCCGTTGCAGGACACCAACGATACATTCATGGCCAACATGCAGAAGAACGGCACCTACTCGGTGGTACCACGCATCCCGGGGGGTGAGATCACTGCAGAAAAACTCATTGTGATCGGCGAAGTGGCGAAGAAATACGACCTCTACACCAAGATCACCGGCGGCCAGCGCATCGACCTGTTTGGCGCGCAGCTGCACGAACTGCCGGACATTTGGGGTGAACTGATTGCCGCCGGCTTTGAAACCGGGCATGCCTATGGCAAGTCCACGCGTACGGTGAAGTCCTGCGTGGGCAGCACCTGGTGCCGCTACGGCGTGCAGGACAGCGTGAAAATGGCGCTGCTGATCGAGGATCGCTACAAAGGCCTGCGCTCGCCTCACAAGCTTAAGTTCGCGGTATCCGGCTGCACGCGAGAATGCGCCGAAGCACAGAGCAAGGACGTCGGCGTGATCGCCACCGAGAAGGGCTGGAACCTCTACATCGCGGGCAACGGTGGTATGCGTCCACGCCATGCAGAGCTGTTCGCCACTGACTTGGACGATGCCACGCTGATCCGCTACATCGACCGTTTCCTGATGTTCTACATCCGCACCGCCGACAAATTGCAGCGCACCTCGGTATGGCGCGAAAGCCTTGAAGGCGGCCTGGATTTCCTCAAGGATGTGATCCTTGAAGACAGCCTGGGCCTGGGCGCTGAGCTCGAAGCGCAGATGCAACTGGTGGTCGACCACTACGAATGCGAGTGGGCCAACGCGCTCGCGGACCCGGAGAAACTCAAGCGCTTCCGCACCTTCGTCAACGACAAACGCCCGGACCCGGACATTCACTTTGTTCAGGAACGCGGCCAGCGCCGGCCGATTATGGCCGCTGAACTCAACCTGATTCCCGTCATTGAGGAGATTGCCTGA